Proteins from one Chroococcidiopsis sp. CCMEE 29 genomic window:
- a CDS encoding putative capsular polysaccharide synthesis family protein produces MKNNGLNSPIKRLLYANYHALKAYRMAKLYYANFLQYLNSRDRETVIVYQMGKVGSTTIYDSLQPLKNLDVYHIHSLTKERIEVVEKNYKSSFRYKHSITAHILESQYLRKKLEKGLEGKKKWKVVTLVRDPIARNISSFFQILEEYVGHNYQAKIESMKVEDIIEELMELFLYKYKGEKPLNWFDIELKAVFGMDIYSREFSKSKGYEIYEAEFADILLIKLENLNECAGDAFKNFLGINNFTLIHSNISSSKSYSNIYRQFLDSILLPESYINKMYTSKYMCHFYSQEEIEALKAKWCRQNHAVNVTKSLEPLLADGTIFSSERRVS; encoded by the coding sequence ATGAAAAACAATGGATTAAACTCCCCGATCAAACGCCTTTTATACGCTAATTATCATGCCCTTAAAGCTTATCGTATGGCTAAGCTTTATTACGCCAATTTTCTTCAATATCTCAACTCCAGAGACAGAGAAACAGTAATAGTCTATCAAATGGGTAAGGTTGGTTCTACAACAATTTATGATTCACTGCAACCATTAAAAAATTTGGATGTTTATCATATTCATTCTTTGACAAAAGAGCGGATAGAGGTAGTAGAAAAAAACTATAAAAGTAGTTTTCGTTATAAACATAGTATTACTGCTCATATTTTAGAGAGTCAATATTTACGAAAAAAGCTAGAAAAGGGTTTGGAAGGCAAGAAAAAATGGAAAGTTGTAACTCTTGTTAGAGATCCAATTGCCAGAAATATTTCTTCGTTTTTTCAAATCCTTGAAGAATATGTAGGTCATAACTACCAAGCTAAAATTGAATCTATGAAAGTAGAAGATATCATTGAAGAGCTGATGGAGCTCTTTCTATACAAATACAAGGGTGAAAAGCCTCTAAACTGGTTTGATATTGAGTTAAAAGCAGTGTTTGGTATGGATATTTATTCAAGAGAATTTTCCAAGTCAAAAGGATATGAAATTTATGAAGCTGAATTTGCTGATATTTTACTTATCAAGCTAGAGAATCTTAATGAGTGTGCAGGTGATGCCTTTAAGAATTTTTTAGGCATTAATAACTTTACTTTGATACATTCAAACATTAGTAGTAGTAAAAGCTATAGTAATATTTATCGGCAGTTCTTGGACTCTATCCTATTACCTGAATCTTATATAAATAAAATGTATACATCGAAGTATATGTGTCATTTTTACAGCCAGGAAGAAATCGAAGCGTTGAAGGCAAAATGGTGCAGACAGAATCATGCCGTAAATGTAACAAAATCTCTTGAACCTCTGCTGGCTGATGGCACCATTTTTAGTAGTGAGAGGCGTGTAAGTTAA
- a CDS encoding HAD-IIIA family hydrolase: MTLICESELHSRLSQVKLLALDVDGVLTDGGLYYTEIGEVLQRFNIKDGQGLKLLMQSGIEVAIITAKSYLSTLHRARELGITHSYLGIEDKLSTLKQLCENLGLSLSQVAYVGDDINDLALMQAVGCPLTVADAISANQACALYVTKLPGGQGAVREICDMLVQLLSPLENTSSPVSASRERVCQLQEQ; the protein is encoded by the coding sequence ATGACACTTATTTGTGAATCTGAGTTGCACTCTCGCTTATCCCAGGTCAAGCTGTTGGCTCTCGATGTTGATGGGGTGCTGACTGATGGAGGTCTTTACTACACAGAGATTGGTGAAGTGCTGCAGCGATTTAACATCAAGGATGGTCAAGGACTGAAGCTATTGATGCAATCTGGTATAGAGGTTGCAATTATTACTGCTAAGTCTTATCTATCCACCCTGCATCGTGCCAGAGAGCTTGGCATTACTCATAGTTATTTGGGCATAGAGGATAAATTATCTACTCTTAAACAATTATGTGAAAACCTGGGTTTATCTTTGTCTCAGGTGGCGTATGTTGGCGATGACATTAACGATCTTGCACTCATGCAAGCTGTTGGCTGTCCTTTAACTGTGGCTGATGCCATATCTGCAAATCAGGCTTGTGCCCTTTATGTTACCAAACTACCCGGTGGCCAGGGAGCTGTTCGCGAAATCTGCGATATGTTAGTGCAGCTTCTCTCCCCGCTTGAAAATACGTCTAGTCCTGTTTCTGCTTCCAGAGAAAGAGTATGTCAACTCCAAGAACAATAA
- a CDS encoding glycosyltransferase → MNQQERVKVFIGSGEASLLERKTLIHSLRKHSQRELDIYVLHGTHNAIELNDGEPFLAPMSLRVKYRNGGTEFSLYRFLIPEICNYQGKAIYVDSDIVSLSDIGELFNTPMNGCSFLAKKGAYRIRPDLWGLSVMLIDCEKSRFDLEAIFDEIDQGLYDYTEFMGMSRTFLAHHPYTIGELAPQWNVLDYCDKDTKLIHYTSLYTQPWKYPNHPYGEVWFKYFNEAVASGYITEQDIKLSMVRSYVRRDLLKGNFSFLGRERNYLKQAIRPLKQATMGAVKKLIKRPILTTKPV, encoded by the coding sequence ATGAATCAACAAGAGCGGGTTAAGGTCTTTATCGGTTCTGGAGAGGCAAGTCTTTTAGAAAGAAAGACTCTGATTCACTCTCTGCGTAAACATAGCCAAAGAGAACTTGATATCTATGTGTTGCATGGAACTCATAATGCCATTGAGTTAAACGATGGAGAGCCATTTTTAGCTCCGATGTCATTGAGGGTTAAATACCGTAATGGTGGTACTGAATTTAGCCTCTACAGATTTTTAATTCCTGAAATTTGCAATTACCAGGGAAAGGCAATTTATGTAGACTCCGATATCGTTTCTCTATCCGATATTGGAGAGCTGTTCAATACGCCCATGAATGGCTGTAGTTTTTTAGCAAAAAAAGGAGCGTATCGCATTAGACCTGACCTTTGGGGTCTGAGTGTGATGTTGATTGACTGTGAAAAATCTAGATTTGACCTGGAAGCAATTTTTGATGAGATCGACCAAGGCTTGTATGACTACACAGAATTCATGGGTATGAGCCGTACTTTTCTTGCACATCATCCCTATACAATTGGAGAACTCGCTCCGCAGTGGAATGTGCTTGATTATTGTGATAAAGATACCAAGCTGATCCACTATACCAGCCTTTACACTCAGCCTTGGAAATACCCAAATCATCCCTATGGAGAAGTGTGGTTTAAATACTTCAATGAGGCAGTTGCATCTGGTTATATTACTGAGCAAGACATCAAGCTCAGCATGGTCAGATCCTATGTTAGACGCGACTTACTGAAGGGAAACTTCTCATTTCTGGGGCGCGAGAGGAATTATCTCAAACAAGCAATTCGACCACTCAAGCAGGCCACGATGGGAGCAGTTAAGAAACTTATCAAACGACCCATCTTGACGACTAAGCCAGTCTAG
- a CDS encoding glycosyltransferase family 4 protein, protein MTQSETRDIATDIRNSMPVAKTILVVCPVPYPPTNGTRIHIWGLILFFKQAGWRVILAVCSWEKILKANGEPGIDLPIDMEVHVIQRSSRWSAAKDPQTVLHVQKLQQLIDHHRPQIVWCNYADLVPLASQLNLQGAQLWFRPHNFELAHNLEKMIETRPWRHGWRLSTLQQTASWIKNFSSLSARIFLTERQMHQIANRIFFNSYGDMQFMSSLYGGTVAKDWVIPFLERECIPVKDNKSPLDVIYLSSNYISPTHMSGARWFLHKVIPAVEAAMPCKFRFHVVGPGSTEHLGKYASKTILIHDFVEDLPAFLYNIDVACLPVQIGWGCKIKLLEALATGLPVVGSPQTFRGVPPTPEAYYSCRTTKDFVAAFRSLQDTDTRKRLAIAGRAAYNAWLTEGQRILSEALKAQETAQKPSSKLEVIHSTT, encoded by the coding sequence ATGACACAAAGCGAAACACGTGATATCGCAACTGACATCAGAAACTCAATGCCTGTGGCGAAAACTATCCTGGTAGTCTGCCCTGTGCCGTATCCACCTACTAACGGTACCCGAATCCATATATGGGGACTTATTCTGTTCTTCAAACAGGCTGGCTGGCGCGTCATTCTGGCTGTGTGTAGTTGGGAAAAAATTTTAAAAGCTAATGGCGAGCCCGGTATTGACCTGCCAATAGACATGGAAGTACACGTTATTCAACGTAGTTCGCGCTGGTCTGCGGCAAAAGACCCACAAACTGTATTACATGTCCAAAAGCTCCAGCAACTGATTGATCATCACCGACCCCAAATAGTGTGGTGTAATTATGCCGACCTTGTACCGTTAGCATCTCAACTTAATTTGCAAGGGGCTCAGCTTTGGTTCCGCCCCCACAATTTTGAACTTGCTCACAACTTAGAAAAGATGATTGAGACTCGACCATGGCGCCATGGATGGAGACTCAGCACTTTGCAGCAGACTGCAAGTTGGATTAAGAATTTTTCTAGTTTATCTGCAAGGATCTTTTTGACAGAGCGTCAAATGCATCAGATTGCTAACCGTATATTTTTTAATTCTTATGGTGATATGCAGTTTATGTCCTCGCTCTATGGTGGAACTGTTGCTAAGGATTGGGTAATACCTTTTCTGGAGCGTGAATGCATTCCGGTCAAAGACAACAAGTCGCCGCTCGATGTCATTTATCTCAGCAGCAATTACATCAGTCCTACTCATATGTCAGGTGCCCGATGGTTTCTGCATAAAGTAATTCCTGCTGTTGAAGCGGCAATGCCATGTAAATTCCGCTTTCATGTGGTCGGACCAGGTAGCACTGAGCATCTAGGGAAGTACGCCTCAAAAACAATCCTGATCCACGATTTTGTTGAGGATTTGCCAGCCTTTTTATACAACATTGATGTTGCTTGCCTACCAGTTCAGATTGGATGGGGCTGCAAGATCAAACTGCTTGAAGCACTGGCTACTGGATTGCCTGTAGTTGGTTCACCTCAAACGTTTCGTGGCGTACCACCAACGCCGGAAGCTTACTATAGTTGTCGAACAACAAAGGATTTTGTAGCAGCCTTTAGGTCGCTACAGGATACAGATACGCGTAAACGTTTAGCGATCGCAGGGAGAGCAGCCTATAACGCTTGGTTAACTGAGGGTCAGCGTATCCTAAGCGAAGCTCTAAAGGCTCAAGAAACGGCTCAAAAACCCTCTAGCAAATTAGAGGTAATCCACTCAACAACCTGA
- a CDS encoding GMC family oxidoreductase: MFIDALTLPEDTLVETDICIIGGGAAGITLAREFSNQPYQVCLLESGGLDYGEATQSLYTGENVGVNYFPLKEARARYFGGSTNLWAGWSRPLDDIDFEDRPWMPYSGWPFTKAELDPYYKRAQKACKLGPYEYDLAYWEEALGELQRRQLPFLTEQIATYLWQIIPPTHLHFGEAYRAELEQARNINTILSANVVEIETNDTAQAVTRLRVARLDGKQFWVAAKVFILAVGGIENPRLLLGSNQVQSNGLGNQYDLVGRFFMEHPYLISGKMRLSSPAPLYAGRSCQIGETFIATALGLSKEVQEREQMVNFCARLLPFEEEWIKAFQRLKRLKNRQPTGHQAFPTLKEQRRKYFPTIKEGRKYDSDPTFIQDLATTIANFDRIAAKAYAKLFSKKSLSAAQPNLCNTHLIGEQAPNPDSRITLSRERDSLGLNRVQLDWRLSPIDKYTIERSQQIIAEEFARSGLGQLQSELTEDDTSWQSVRGSYHHIGTTRMSINPKQGVVNEQCQVHGVSNLYVAGSSVFPTSGLSNPTLTIIALAVRLADHIKEHMDSSAGVTKGLEVTSTK, translated from the coding sequence ATGTTCATTGATGCATTGACATTACCAGAAGATACGCTTGTAGAGACTGACATCTGCATCATTGGAGGTGGAGCTGCAGGAATTACCTTAGCACGGGAGTTTAGCAACCAACCCTACCAAGTCTGTCTGCTAGAAAGTGGAGGATTAGACTATGGTGAAGCCACGCAATCCCTTTACACGGGTGAGAATGTTGGGGTGAACTATTTCCCGTTAAAGGAGGCTCGCGCTCGTTATTTCGGTGGTTCTACCAATCTTTGGGCAGGATGGAGCCGACCACTGGACGACATCGATTTTGAAGACCGCCCATGGATGCCTTATAGTGGCTGGCCTTTCACTAAAGCGGAGTTAGACCCTTACTACAAGCGCGCCCAAAAAGCTTGTAAGCTCGGACCTTATGAGTATGATTTGGCGTATTGGGAAGAGGCATTGGGCGAACTGCAACGTCGACAATTACCGTTTCTGACAGAGCAAATAGCTACGTATCTATGGCAGATCATCCCGCCGACACACTTGCACTTTGGTGAGGCTTACAGAGCAGAACTAGAGCAGGCGAGAAACATCAATACAATTCTCAGTGCCAACGTTGTGGAGATTGAGACCAATGATACGGCGCAGGCAGTGACGCGACTGCGGGTGGCGCGCTTGGACGGAAAACAGTTTTGGGTGGCAGCCAAAGTGTTTATTCTGGCTGTCGGTGGCATTGAGAACCCGCGCTTACTGTTAGGCTCCAACCAAGTCCAAAGCAATGGATTAGGTAATCAATACGATCTGGTGGGCAGATTCTTCATGGAACATCCGTACCTGATATCAGGTAAGATGCGGCTTTCCAGCCCGGCGCCTTTATACGCGGGGAGGAGTTGTCAGATTGGCGAGACTTTTATCGCCACAGCCCTAGGTCTGTCCAAGGAGGTGCAAGAGCGCGAGCAAATGGTCAATTTCTGCGCCAGACTTCTACCCTTTGAGGAAGAATGGATAAAGGCTTTCCAGCGTCTGAAGCGATTGAAGAATCGGCAGCCAACAGGGCATCAAGCTTTTCCAACCCTTAAGGAACAACGTCGCAAATATTTCCCAACCATTAAGGAAGGTCGTAAGTACGATAGCGACCCAACTTTTATCCAAGATTTAGCTACAACGATCGCCAATTTTGATCGCATCGCTGCTAAAGCCTATGCCAAGCTTTTCAGCAAAAAATCTCTCTCTGCTGCACAGCCTAACTTGTGCAATACCCACCTGATTGGGGAACAAGCTCCCAATCCAGATAGCCGCATTACACTCAGTCGCGAACGCGACAGTCTGGGGCTCAATCGCGTGCAACTCGATTGGCGTTTGAGTCCAATTGACAAATACACGATTGAGCGATCGCAGCAGATCATTGCAGAAGAGTTTGCTCGTTCTGGGCTTGGTCAACTGCAAAGTGAGCTGACTGAAGATGACACTTCTTGGCAATCAGTTAGGGGTTCATACCATCACATAGGTACCACACGCATGAGCATCAACCCCAAACAAGGTGTCGTCAACGAGCAGTGTCAAGTTCATGGAGTTAGCAATTTGTATGTAGCTGGTAGTTCAGTCTTTCCGACTAGTGGTCTTTCGAATCCTACGCTCACCATTATTGCTCTAGCAGTTCGGCTTGCCGACCACATTAAAGAGCACATGGATTCTTCTGCTGGGGTAACCAAAGGGCTCGAAGTGACTTCTACCAAGTGA
- a CDS encoding sulfotransferase domain-containing protein has protein sequence MISNETQKIANNLSNFMPVSKRGLARISKVYRNLTSSIRLMPDFIIIGAQKCGTTSLFEYLIEHPSISASARKEIAFFSRHFSKGINCYRSYFPTLFHRAGRQKHITGEASTGYICHPHAPRRIAETIPQVKLLALLRNPVDRAYSHYHHTVRRGRENLSFEEAIAKENERLHGLAERMLENENYYNKNFHYYSYLSRGIYVEQLKNWLEAFRRNQILILSSESLDTQPSATIEKVLDFLDVPRWQPQKYERYNSNSYTKGINPTTRKYLVDYFKPHNEKLYKLLGVNFDWDK, from the coding sequence ATGATCTCCAATGAAACACAGAAGATCGCTAACAACCTGAGCAACTTCATGCCTGTTAGTAAAAGAGGTCTCGCTCGTATTTCAAAAGTTTACAGAAACCTGACAAGCTCGATCAGGTTAATGCCAGACTTTATTATTATTGGAGCTCAAAAATGTGGGACAACTTCGCTATTTGAATATTTGATAGAACACCCATCTATTAGTGCATCTGCTCGGAAAGAGATAGCTTTTTTCAGTAGACACTTTAGCAAGGGAATTAACTGTTATCGAAGCTACTTCCCTACCTTGTTCCACAGAGCAGGCAGACAAAAGCACATCACTGGAGAAGCATCCACTGGTTATATTTGCCACCCTCATGCTCCTAGAAGAATTGCAGAAACAATACCGCAAGTTAAGCTGCTAGCTCTCTTAAGAAACCCTGTTGATAGAGCTTATTCACATTATCATCATACAGTAAGACGGGGAAGGGAAAACCTATCATTTGAAGAAGCAATAGCAAAAGAGAATGAGAGACTACATGGTCTAGCGGAAAGGATGCTTGAGAATGAAAATTACTATAATAAAAATTTTCATTACTATTCATATTTATCTAGGGGAATTTATGTAGAGCAATTAAAAAATTGGCTAGAAGCTTTCCGTAGAAATCAGATTTTGATACTAAGCAGTGAAAGCTTGGATACTCAACCATCAGCAACTATTGAAAAGGTACTTGATTTTTTGGATGTCCCACGCTGGCAACCCCAAAAATACGAGCGATACAATTCTAATAGTTACACAAAAGGAATCAACCCGACTACAAGAAAATATTTAGTTGACTATTTCAAACCTCATAATGAAAAGTTGTACAAACTCTTAGGTGTAAATTTTGATTGGGACAAATGA
- the kdsA gene encoding 3-deoxy-8-phosphooctulonate synthase, which translates to MIQTQITNTLTIGDGCPLALIGGPCVIESEDFTLNMAEQISKVCDRLGISFIFKSSFDKANRTSVQSFRGQDLETGLKILQRVKDEVGVPVLTDIHESYQAPLVAEVVDVLQIPAFLCRQTDLLLAAAATGRVVNVKKGQFLGPWDMKHVVRKLESGGAKRILLTERGTSFGYNTLVVDFRSLPQMRQLGYPVVFDATHSVQMPGGQGDKSGGQRQFVPYLARAAAAIGIDALFMEIHENPDIAPSDGPNMIPLADLEAVLKQVLSMRAGLELTTIDNDTYL; encoded by the coding sequence ATGATTCAAACTCAAATTACAAACACTCTGACCATTGGTGATGGTTGTCCTCTAGCTTTAATTGGCGGTCCATGCGTGATTGAGTCAGAAGACTTTACGCTGAACATGGCAGAGCAAATCTCAAAAGTGTGCGATCGCCTGGGCATTTCCTTCATTTTCAAATCTTCTTTTGATAAAGCAAACCGCACCTCAGTTCAATCTTTCCGAGGGCAAGACCTAGAAACTGGGCTGAAAATTCTCCAGCGAGTGAAAGATGAAGTTGGCGTGCCGGTGCTGACAGATATTCACGAGAGTTACCAAGCGCCTCTGGTAGCAGAGGTGGTTGATGTCTTGCAAATTCCGGCTTTCTTGTGTCGGCAAACTGACTTACTACTAGCAGCAGCTGCTACAGGTCGGGTTGTGAATGTGAAAAAAGGTCAGTTCCTTGGTCCGTGGGATATGAAGCATGTGGTTCGCAAGCTGGAATCAGGCGGAGCCAAGCGGATTCTTTTAACCGAGCGCGGCACGAGTTTTGGCTACAACACCTTGGTAGTAGATTTTCGTTCTCTACCCCAAATGCGGCAACTGGGATATCCCGTAGTCTTTGATGCCACTCACAGTGTGCAAATGCCGGGAGGTCAAGGAGATAAATCTGGAGGACAACGCCAGTTTGTCCCCTACTTAGCAAGAGCCGCGGCAGCAATTGGGATCGATGCTCTATTTATGGAAATCCACGAGAATCCTGATATTGCTCCGAGTGATGGTCCGAATATGATCCCGCTTGCCGATTTGGAAGCTGTGCTCAAACAAGTTCTGAGTATGCGTGCTGGTTTGGAACTTACTACTATTGACAATGACACTTATTTGTGA
- the kdsB gene encoding 3-deoxy-manno-octulosonate cytidylyltransferase has product MDILAVIPARYDSQRFPGKPLVMIDDRPMVQWVYEAAKSCPAFSQVVVATDSEAVAECVRSFGGAVEMTHSDHQTGTDRVAEVAQRYPQMRAIANVQGDQPFVTAQMLTQLVTPYLQGKSPAMTTLACPLQQAGYSDPNVVKVLCDRQNRALYFSRSPIPYYRHPTNCAPVLHHLGLYAFRREFLAEYAKLSPTPLEQCEGLEQLRVLEHGYAISVCQTDQAVLEINTPADLVQAQSLIAKNLVKQ; this is encoded by the coding sequence ATGGATATTTTGGCAGTGATTCCTGCGCGGTACGACTCGCAGCGCTTCCCTGGTAAACCCCTAGTGATGATAGACGATCGCCCAATGGTGCAATGGGTATATGAAGCAGCTAAAAGCTGCCCAGCTTTTAGCCAAGTCGTCGTCGCAACAGATAGTGAAGCCGTAGCCGAGTGCGTGCGTAGCTTTGGTGGTGCAGTAGAAATGACCCACAGCGATCACCAAACGGGTACAGACCGAGTGGCAGAAGTAGCACAGCGCTATCCTCAGATGAGGGCGATCGCCAATGTTCAGGGAGACCAGCCATTTGTAACAGCACAGATGTTGACGCAGTTAGTCACCCCCTACCTGCAGGGAAAATCACCCGCTATGACGACCCTCGCCTGTCCTCTGCAACAGGCGGGTTATTCTGACCCGAACGTGGTGAAAGTGCTGTGCGATCGCCAAAATCGTGCCCTCTACTTCTCTCGTTCCCCAATCCCCTACTATCGCCATCCGACGAATTGCGCCCCAGTCTTGCACCATCTCGGACTGTATGCATTTAGGCGTGAGTTCCTGGCTGAATATGCCAAGCTGAGCCCGACACCGCTAGAACAGTGTGAAGGATTAGAACAACTGCGGGTGCTAGAACACGGCTATGCCATCAGTGTCTGCCAGACTGACCAAGCCGTGCTGGAGATTAATACACCCGCTGACTTAGTGCAAGCGCAATCCTTAATTGCCAAAAATTTGGTTAAACAATGA
- a CDS encoding KpsF/GutQ family sugar-phosphate isomerase — MQCIEDKTYVLQVVKLLLLEAEAITKAANRLHLEQVEQAVKLLANCQGKVILAGVGKSGIVARKIAATLTSTGTLAVYLHPADALHGDIGIVSAKDVAIVLSNSGETDELVAMLPYLKSRQVPIIALVGNLCSTLARNADVVLDAAVDKEACPFNLAPTTSTTVALSIGDALAMTLIQVKGLTPEDFALNHPAGRLGKRLTLRVRDLMHTGVETPTVSPQAAWIEVLSTISHRGLGAVNVVDDSGCLVGIITDGDLRRLLQKVKQTALETLTASSMMTPNPVVVSPDLLAYHALQLMENRPSQISLLPVVDGQQHCVGLIRLHDIVRSGL; from the coding sequence ATGCAGTGCATAGAGGACAAAACTTATGTTTTACAGGTTGTCAAACTGCTTCTACTAGAAGCAGAGGCAATTACAAAGGCGGCAAATCGGCTGCACTTAGAACAAGTAGAACAGGCAGTTAAGCTGTTAGCTAATTGTCAGGGCAAAGTAATTCTAGCAGGGGTAGGCAAATCAGGGATTGTAGCACGTAAAATTGCTGCAACTTTGACGAGTACGGGTACGCTTGCAGTGTATCTTCATCCAGCTGATGCGCTACATGGGGACATCGGAATTGTCAGTGCCAAAGATGTTGCCATCGTCTTGAGTAACAGTGGTGAAACTGATGAACTAGTGGCGATGTTACCCTACCTCAAATCTCGGCAGGTGCCAATAATTGCCCTGGTAGGCAACCTGTGCTCCACCCTGGCTCGTAATGCAGATGTAGTGCTAGATGCTGCCGTTGACAAAGAAGCGTGTCCGTTTAATTTAGCACCCACTACCAGTACAACGGTTGCCTTGTCCATCGGGGATGCTCTAGCAATGACCTTGATCCAAGTCAAAGGATTAACTCCAGAAGATTTTGCCCTCAACCATCCAGCCGGACGATTAGGCAAGCGCTTGACTCTCAGAGTGAGGGATTTGATGCACACTGGTGTGGAAACTCCCACCGTTTCACCACAAGCCGCTTGGATTGAAGTGCTCAGTACAATTAGTCACAGGGGTTTGGGGGCGGTCAATGTTGTGGATGATTCAGGCTGTTTAGTAGGAATTATTACAGATGGCGATCTGCGCCGATTGTTGCAAAAAGTCAAACAAACCGCTCTGGAAACACTGACAGCAAGTTCAATGATGACGCCAAATCCGGTTGTAGTTTCTCCCGATTTACTGGCATACCATGCCTTGCAATTAATGGAAAATCGTCCCTCCCAAATTTCTTTGTTACCTGTTGTGGATGGGCAGCAGCATTGTGTTGGTCTAATTCGCCTGCACGACATCGTTCGTAGCGGACTCTAA
- a CDS encoding alpha-2,8-polysialyltransferase family protein: MSTPRTIKRLIACFGSIQLVTVLSVLSYREKEEQELNINYENYLVITPLWAPQGQAEEFAAFIEKMAKSICSWEKISYIPLEQMKLIANKLKIFGLSRISCLVHELIGVKNPDEIYLSREWKFENQLLMNVYESAEKICYGDGIGIYFSESAFLPPVSVKSSNSYSNTILTLLKNKIKVLVPQRRFLVQKEFDVGYFALPSAFGEVPPMKIILIDRKFHIQIFKILRQKLESLIDLNYTHDLRTSIQNSPVSILLTSNFSEAAGRMSLEKEICAYREFLETQGIPEKSVLLIKPHPRDSKLKILQLKSALSDLYSNIFLLSEEILFYLPFEVLFMELFLSPELQKLQMPKIFTFSSACLTLEFLFNAQCIVGFGSDIVEKFFYQDHISSRIKHEADLLSTIQNVKHLNASLV, translated from the coding sequence ATGTCAACTCCAAGAACAATAAAGCGACTTATAGCTTGCTTTGGTAGTATTCAGTTAGTTACAGTTTTGTCAGTTCTTAGCTATAGAGAAAAGGAAGAACAAGAACTGAATATTAATTATGAGAATTATCTTGTTATCACTCCACTGTGGGCCCCTCAAGGGCAAGCTGAGGAATTCGCAGCTTTTATTGAGAAAATGGCTAAGTCAATTTGCTCATGGGAGAAAATTTCGTACATTCCTTTGGAGCAGATGAAGTTGATTGCTAACAAGTTAAAAATTTTTGGTTTATCTAGAATATCTTGCTTGGTTCACGAGTTAATAGGAGTTAAAAATCCTGACGAAATTTATCTATCTCGGGAATGGAAGTTTGAAAACCAGCTTTTAATGAATGTTTATGAATCGGCAGAAAAGATCTGTTATGGAGATGGTATTGGAATTTATTTCTCTGAATCAGCGTTTCTTCCACCAGTTTCGGTTAAGAGTTCAAATAGCTACTCAAACACTATACTTACATTATTAAAAAATAAAATCAAAGTATTAGTACCTCAAAGAAGATTCCTTGTTCAGAAAGAATTTGATGTAGGTTACTTCGCACTACCATCTGCTTTTGGTGAAGTTCCTCCGATGAAAATAATTCTTATTGATAGGAAATTTCATATACAAATTTTCAAAATCCTTAGGCAAAAATTAGAGAGTTTAATAGACCTTAATTACACACATGATTTGCGTACAAGTATTCAAAATTCTCCCGTATCAATTTTGCTAACATCAAATTTTTCAGAAGCAGCAGGTAGGATGTCTTTGGAGAAGGAAATTTGTGCGTACAGAGAATTTTTAGAAACTCAAGGAATTCCAGAAAAATCAGTTCTTTTGATTAAACCTCACCCAAGAGACTCAAAACTCAAAATACTCCAATTAAAGTCTGCGCTGAGCGATCTTTATTCAAATATTTTTCTTCTTTCTGAAGAAATTTTATTCTATCTTCCATTTGAAGTTTTGTTCATGGAATTATTTCTTAGTCCAGAGCTACAAAAGCTTCAAATGCCTAAAATCTTTACGTTTAGCTCTGCTTGCTTAACTCTAGAGTTTCTTTTCAATGCTCAATGTATAGTAGGCTTTGGAAGCGATATAGTCGAAAAATTCTTTTATCAAGATCATATTTCCAGCCGAATCAAACATGAAGCAGATTTGCTGTCTACAATTCAAAACGTTAAACATTTAAATGCTTCCTTAGTTTAA